In a single window of the Raphanus sativus cultivar WK10039 chromosome 9, ASM80110v3, whole genome shotgun sequence genome:
- the LOC108823556 gene encoding GATA transcription factor 27 isoform X2: MGKQGPCCHCGVTSTPLWRNGPPEKPVLCNACGSRWRTKGTLVNYTPLHARAEGDEVEDHRVQKTMLINGTSVNKKIPKRKSSSSYQESFTVKRTSFELNSGFKNEEASNRSSSGSVVSNSESCDQSNAWETTFPCKKRTCVVAVGHRPKAASSVEKLTKDLFSILQEQQSSCLSGGSSEEDLLFENESPMVIGHGSVLMRDEESEASSLLVESCKSSSSVPSVGFERGGQRCLSFGGKDIKQELLKRYKPQVLGRPSLPLCNIDLKDVFNFDEFIEKFTKEEQQKLMKLLPGVDSVDVPDSLRSMFECSQFKDNFSLFQQLVADGVFETLSQSSSSSSKPEEFKRLAKLALSDPNKSLLLESYYMLKRKVTEDSAITTSRVSNSNRLVTVERPCESLNQNFSETKVVMKSPKEMMKIRSKHIGTEEIVENSSVSSFNNNHMSYGGPMVFSCEDNDICEEEDVLLDVPSNGSFPQAELLHMI, translated from the exons atggGGAAGCAAGGGCCTTGCTGTCACTGTGGAGTTACAA GCACACCTCTATGGAGAAACGGTCCACCAGAGAAGCCAGTGCTGTGCAATGCCTGTGGTTCAAGATGGAGAACGAAAGGAACACTTGTAAACTACACTCCACTCCATGCTCGTGCCGAAGGTGATGAGGTCGAAGATCACAGAGTTCAAAAGACGATGTTGATCAACGGAACGTCAGTTAACAAAAAGATCCCCAAGAGgaagtcatcatcatcataccAAGAAAGCTTCACAGTCAAGAGAACCAGCTTCGAACTCAACAGCGGTTTCAAGAACGAGGAAGCTAGCAACAGGTCGAGTTCAGGATCGGTTGTCTCCAACTCGGAGAGCTGTGATCAGTCCAACGCGTGGGAAACTACTTTCCCTTGTAAGAAGAGGACATGTGTTGTGGCTGTGGGGCATCGTCCTAAGGCGGCTTCTTCTGTTGAGAAGCTCACCAAGGATCTCTTTAGTATCTTACAAGAGCAGCAATCCTCTTGTCTCTCTGGTGGTTCTTCAGAGGAAGACTTGCTTTTCGAGAACGAGTCGCCGATGGTGATAGGACATGGGAGTGTACTTATGAGAGATGAGGAGTCTGAAGCTAGCTCACTCTTGGTTGAGAGCTGCAAGTCCTCCTCTTCAGTACCTTCTGTTGGATTTGAGAGAGGAGGCCAGAGATGTCTGAGCTTTGGTGGGAAAGATATAAAGCAGGAGTTACTCAAGAGGTACAAACCTCAAGTCTTGGGAAGACCTAGTTTACCACTCTGTAACATAGATTTGAag GATGTTTTCAACTTTGATGAGTTCATAGAGAAGTTCACAAAGGAAGAACAGCAGAAACTGATGAAACTACTTCCTGGAGTTGACTCTGTTGATGTTCCTGATAG CCTGAGAAGCATGTTTGAGTGCTCTCAATTCAAAGACAACTTCTCCTTGTTTCAGCAACTTGTGGCAGATGGTGTTTTTGAGACACTATCacaatcatcatcttcttcctccaaaCCTGAAGAGTTTAAGAGACTTGCAAAGCTTGCTTTATCAGATCCTAACAAATCACTTTTGTTGGAAAGCTATTACATGCTCAAG AGAAAAGTAACTGAAGACTCTGCTATCACAACATCAAGGGTCTCAAATAGTAATAGACTTGTCACAGTTGAAAGACCTTGTGAAAGCTTAAACCAGAACTTCTCAG AGACAAAGGTTGTGATGAAGAGCCCAAAAGAAATGATGAAGATTAGATCAAAACACATTGGAACCGAAGAGATTGTAGAAAACAGTAGTGTCTCTTCCTTTAATAACAACCATATGAGCTACGGTGGACCTATGGTGTTTAGCTGTGAAGATAATGATATTTGTGAGGAGGAGGATGTTCTTCTTGATGTTCCGTCTAATGGATCATTCCCTCAAGCAGAGCTTCTTCATATGATATGA
- the LOC108823556 gene encoding GATA transcription factor 27 isoform X1, with protein sequence MGKQGPCCHCGVTSTPLWRNGPPEKPVLCNACGSRWRTKGTLVNYTPLHARAEGDEVEDHRVQKTMLINGTSVNKKIPKRKSSSSYQESFTVKRTSFELNSGFKNEEASNRSSSGSVVSNSESCDQSNAWETTFPCKKRTCVVAVGHRPKAASSVEKLTKDLFSILQEQQSSCLSGGSSEEDLLFENESPMVIGHGSVLMRDEESEASSLLVESCKSSSSVPSVGFERGGQRCLSFGGKDIKQELLKRYKPQVLGRPSLPLCNIDLKDVFNFDEFIEKFTKEEQQKLMKLLPGVDSVDVPDSLRSMFECSQFKDNFSLFQQLVADGVFETLSQSSSSSSKPEEFKRLAKLALSDPNKSLLLESYYMLKEQRKVTEDSAITTSRVSNSNRLVTVERPCESLNQNFSETKVVMKSPKEMMKIRSKHIGTEEIVENSSVSSFNNNHMSYGGPMVFSCEDNDICEEEDVLLDVPSNGSFPQAELLHMI encoded by the exons atggGGAAGCAAGGGCCTTGCTGTCACTGTGGAGTTACAA GCACACCTCTATGGAGAAACGGTCCACCAGAGAAGCCAGTGCTGTGCAATGCCTGTGGTTCAAGATGGAGAACGAAAGGAACACTTGTAAACTACACTCCACTCCATGCTCGTGCCGAAGGTGATGAGGTCGAAGATCACAGAGTTCAAAAGACGATGTTGATCAACGGAACGTCAGTTAACAAAAAGATCCCCAAGAGgaagtcatcatcatcataccAAGAAAGCTTCACAGTCAAGAGAACCAGCTTCGAACTCAACAGCGGTTTCAAGAACGAGGAAGCTAGCAACAGGTCGAGTTCAGGATCGGTTGTCTCCAACTCGGAGAGCTGTGATCAGTCCAACGCGTGGGAAACTACTTTCCCTTGTAAGAAGAGGACATGTGTTGTGGCTGTGGGGCATCGTCCTAAGGCGGCTTCTTCTGTTGAGAAGCTCACCAAGGATCTCTTTAGTATCTTACAAGAGCAGCAATCCTCTTGTCTCTCTGGTGGTTCTTCAGAGGAAGACTTGCTTTTCGAGAACGAGTCGCCGATGGTGATAGGACATGGGAGTGTACTTATGAGAGATGAGGAGTCTGAAGCTAGCTCACTCTTGGTTGAGAGCTGCAAGTCCTCCTCTTCAGTACCTTCTGTTGGATTTGAGAGAGGAGGCCAGAGATGTCTGAGCTTTGGTGGGAAAGATATAAAGCAGGAGTTACTCAAGAGGTACAAACCTCAAGTCTTGGGAAGACCTAGTTTACCACTCTGTAACATAGATTTGAag GATGTTTTCAACTTTGATGAGTTCATAGAGAAGTTCACAAAGGAAGAACAGCAGAAACTGATGAAACTACTTCCTGGAGTTGACTCTGTTGATGTTCCTGATAG CCTGAGAAGCATGTTTGAGTGCTCTCAATTCAAAGACAACTTCTCCTTGTTTCAGCAACTTGTGGCAGATGGTGTTTTTGAGACACTATCacaatcatcatcttcttcctccaaaCCTGAAGAGTTTAAGAGACTTGCAAAGCTTGCTTTATCAGATCCTAACAAATCACTTTTGTTGGAAAGCTATTACATGCTCAAG GAACAGAGAAAAGTAACTGAAGACTCTGCTATCACAACATCAAGGGTCTCAAATAGTAATAGACTTGTCACAGTTGAAAGACCTTGTGAAAGCTTAAACCAGAACTTCTCAG AGACAAAGGTTGTGATGAAGAGCCCAAAAGAAATGATGAAGATTAGATCAAAACACATTGGAACCGAAGAGATTGTAGAAAACAGTAGTGTCTCTTCCTTTAATAACAACCATATGAGCTACGGTGGACCTATGGTGTTTAGCTGTGAAGATAATGATATTTGTGAGGAGGAGGATGTTCTTCTTGATGTTCCGTCTAATGGATCATTCCCTCAAGCAGAGCTTCTTCATATGATATGA